In Thermococcus camini, a genomic segment contains:
- a CDS encoding GNAT family N-acetyltransferase, with protein sequence MAKVKIERLPKLDQETLERLIEIYMRGYEGMREYGGEGESYAKRYLRWCWNKAKDGFFIAKVGDEIAGFIVCDADWYSKYEGRTVGAIHEFVLDKKFQGHGIGHKLMERCLEYLAERTDRVELWVGEKNEGAIRFYENYGFKKVGQSGIWVRMVKDLKRKEGNASE encoded by the coding sequence ATGGCGAAAGTTAAGATAGAGCGGCTCCCCAAGCTTGATCAGGAAACGCTGGAAAGGCTCATCGAGATATACATGAGGGGTTACGAGGGCATGCGGGAGTACGGCGGCGAGGGGGAGAGCTACGCGAAGCGCTACCTCCGATGGTGCTGGAACAAGGCTAAGGACGGCTTTTTCATTGCAAAGGTCGGCGACGAGATAGCGGGCTTCATAGTCTGCGACGCGGACTGGTACAGCAAGTACGAGGGGAGAACCGTCGGAGCTATTCACGAGTTCGTGCTCGACAAGAAGTTTCAGGGACACGGCATAGGACATAAGCTTATGGAGAGGTGCCTGGAGTACCTCGCGGAACGCACCGACAGGGTGGAGCTATGGGTCGGGGAGAAAAACGAGGGTGCCATCAGATTCTACGAGAACTACGGATTTAAGAAAGTCGGTCAGAGCGGAATATGGGTGCGAATGGTGAAAGACCTGAAGAGAAAAGAGGGAAACGCTTCCGAATGA
- a CDS encoding DMT family transporter, which translates to MSIILGVIFALSAALLWAVSSLLARVSMRGISSLSLNVLRLFMGALLYFVVLAIYGLPPLGTRGFLILVISALIGFTLGDWLFFESIKILGVSRAALLVTPYPILTMLLAHIFLGRPLTLRIGVGAFLIILAVTILMGESREGRLDPRGVLFSAGAQVLWAAAIVMTDWLVTGNNPLVIAGLRISFGALGALIFVPKILPDVRGMRPRNWGTVFLVAFLGTFLGHCFFTTAIKEAGSSVATPAAESSPILAALLAVLFLNEPLTRRLLYAIILTGVGIILISTG; encoded by the coding sequence ATGAGCATCATCCTTGGCGTAATCTTTGCACTCTCCGCGGCCCTCCTGTGGGCTGTTAGCTCGCTGCTCGCCAGGGTCTCCATGAGGGGCATCAGCTCGCTCTCCCTCAACGTTCTGAGGCTCTTCATGGGTGCCCTTCTGTACTTCGTGGTTCTGGCTATCTATGGCCTTCCACCCCTCGGAACCCGGGGTTTTTTGATCCTCGTTATCTCGGCCCTGATCGGCTTCACTCTTGGGGACTGGCTCTTTTTCGAGTCCATCAAGATACTCGGCGTCTCCAGGGCGGCCCTCCTCGTGACGCCGTATCCTATACTCACGATGCTCCTGGCTCACATCTTCCTTGGAAGGCCCTTGACCCTCCGAATCGGTGTGGGGGCCTTTCTGATAATCCTTGCGGTGACGATACTCATGGGCGAGTCGAGGGAGGGGAGGCTCGACCCCAGGGGAGTTCTCTTCAGTGCCGGCGCGCAGGTTCTCTGGGCGGCCGCGATCGTCATGACCGACTGGCTCGTCACGGGCAACAACCCCCTCGTCATAGCCGGCCTCAGGATAAGCTTCGGCGCCCTCGGTGCCCTTATCTTCGTGCCGAAGATACTGCCGGACGTCAGGGGGATGCGGCCCAGGAACTGGGGGACGGTCTTCCTCGTTGCGTTCCTGGGGACATTCCTGGGCCACTGCTTCTTTACGACGGCGATAAAAGAGGCGGGCTCAAGCGTCGCCACTCCAGCGGCCGAGTCGAGCCCAATACTCGCGGCGCTTCTGGCCGTGCTTTTCCTGAATGAACCCCTCACGAGGAGGCTCCTCTATGCCATAATTCTCACGGGCGTCGGGATAATCCTCATCTCAACGGGTTAA
- a CDS encoding Zn-ribbon domain-containing OB-fold protein: protein MARPMQVSRYWRHFREKYRLIGGKCENGHVHFPKRPVCPVCGSRNVEEIELSGRGKVISWTIVRNPPSGFEYYKPFPLALVELEEGPVVLAQLTDVDPEEIDFGMEVEVVTKKIREFEEDGIILYGYKFRPVMR from the coding sequence ATGGCGCGCCCGATGCAGGTTTCCCGCTACTGGAGGCACTTCCGTGAGAAGTACAGGCTCATAGGTGGAAAGTGCGAGAACGGTCACGTCCACTTCCCTAAGAGGCCTGTCTGCCCTGTCTGCGGCTCAAGGAACGTCGAGGAAATCGAGCTGAGCGGAAGGGGGAAGGTCATCAGCTGGACGATAGTCAGGAACCCGCCGAGCGGCTTCGAGTATTACAAGCCCTTCCCGCTGGCTCTGGTTGAGCTTGAGGAGGGGCCGGTGGTTCTGGCTCAGCTCACCGACGTTGACCCGGAGGAGATAGACTTCGGAATGGAGGTCGAGGTCGTCACCAAGAAGATAAGGGAGTTCGAGGAGGACGGAATAATCCTCTACGGCTACAAGTTCAGGCCCGTTATGAGGTGA
- a CDS encoding thiolase domain-containing protein: MRKAVIIGAGMTPVGEHWKLSLRDLAVEALLSAMDDAGIDRVNSLYAGNMVSGPFVEQENLGALIADWAGLGNIPAVKIEAACASGGAAVQEGVKAVLSGLEDVVAVVGVEKMTDAWPSDATRYLAYAADAEWELFHGASFVALNALVMRYYMKTYGYTEEDLALFAVNAHANGAKNPYAMFKRPIKVETVLKSPYVADPLKLFDASPVCDGAASVIITTPEKAKELGVPKEKWVEVAGMGRAIDTISLASREDLLTLKAAKVAAERAYKMAGVEAKDIDFFEVHDAFTVMAALSLEALGAAKKGEGAKLAKEGQIAIDADYPIQTMGGLKARGHPVGATGVYQTVEAVLQLRGEAPSQVPDAEIGLTQNIGGTGSNITVNVFRRV, encoded by the coding sequence ATGAGGAAGGCAGTCATAATAGGTGCCGGTATGACCCCGGTTGGCGAGCACTGGAAGCTTAGCCTTAGGGATTTGGCCGTTGAGGCTCTCCTCAGCGCGATGGACGACGCTGGAATAGACAGGGTGAATTCGCTCTACGCCGGAAACATGGTTTCCGGTCCCTTCGTGGAGCAGGAGAACCTCGGTGCGCTCATAGCCGACTGGGCCGGGCTTGGAAACATTCCAGCCGTTAAAATCGAGGCAGCCTGTGCCAGCGGTGGTGCGGCTGTGCAGGAAGGAGTCAAGGCCGTACTCAGCGGGCTGGAGGATGTGGTTGCGGTAGTTGGAGTCGAGAAGATGACCGACGCCTGGCCGAGCGACGCCACCAGATACCTCGCCTACGCGGCCGACGCCGAGTGGGAGCTCTTCCATGGGGCGAGCTTTGTTGCCTTAAACGCGCTCGTGATGCGCTACTACATGAAGACCTACGGTTACACCGAGGAGGACTTAGCTTTGTTCGCGGTAAATGCTCACGCCAACGGTGCCAAGAACCCCTATGCGATGTTCAAGCGCCCGATTAAGGTTGAGACCGTCCTCAAGAGCCCCTACGTGGCCGACCCGCTCAAGCTCTTCGATGCCTCGCCGGTATGCGATGGTGCGGCATCGGTGATAATCACCACGCCCGAGAAAGCCAAGGAGCTCGGCGTTCCGAAGGAGAAGTGGGTTGAAGTGGCTGGAATGGGGCGCGCCATAGACACCATAAGCCTCGCCAGCAGGGAGGATTTACTCACCCTCAAGGCGGCAAAGGTCGCTGCCGAGAGAGCTTATAAGATGGCCGGTGTTGAGGCCAAGGACATCGACTTCTTCGAGGTTCACGACGCGTTCACAGTCATGGCCGCTTTAAGCCTCGAAGCCCTCGGCGCCGCCAAGAAGGGAGAAGGGGCCAAGCTGGCAAAGGAGGGACAGATAGCGATTGACGCAGACTACCCGATACAGACCATGGGAGGCCTCAAGGCTCGCGGTCATCCGGTCGGAGCCACCGGCGTTTACCAGACGGTTGAGGCGGTGCTCCAGCTCCGCGGCGAGGCGCCGAGCCAGGTGCCGGATGCAGAGATCGGCCTCACCCAGAACATAGGTGGAACCGGTTCGAACATAACGGTCAACGTCTTTAGGAGGGTCTGA
- a CDS encoding hydroxymethylglutaryl-CoA synthase, whose protein sequence is MKKLLKPRREVGIVGYGAYVPMYRIKAEEIGRVWGVSSFPIEEKAVPGLDEDALTIGIEAARNALRRAGIDPKLIRAVWFGSESKPYAVKPTGTVIAEAIGVTPDVSTADFEFACKAGTEALQTAIGFVGSEMADYAMAIGADTAQGRPGDHLEFTAGAGGAAFIVGPKSSETLAYFEGSYSYVTDTPDFWRRQHEHYPRHGNRFTGEPAYFHHIVNAANTLMEELGLTVDDFDYAVFHQPNVKFPLTVAKILGIPKEKVLPGLLTGIIGNTYSGATMVGVSAVLDIAKPGDRILWVSFGSGAGSDAFSVVVQDAIEEKRELAPKTMDYVNRKRYIDYALYAKARRKYIV, encoded by the coding sequence ATGAAAAAGCTCCTGAAGCCGAGGCGCGAAGTCGGCATCGTCGGCTACGGTGCCTATGTTCCAATGTATAGAATCAAGGCCGAGGAGATAGGAAGGGTCTGGGGGGTTTCCAGCTTCCCCATTGAGGAGAAAGCCGTTCCCGGTCTCGACGAGGACGCGCTCACGATAGGAATCGAAGCCGCGAGAAACGCCCTCAGGAGGGCAGGGATAGACCCGAAGCTTATCCGCGCCGTCTGGTTCGGAAGCGAGAGCAAGCCCTACGCGGTCAAACCGACTGGGACGGTCATAGCCGAGGCAATAGGGGTCACTCCCGATGTAAGCACGGCTGACTTTGAGTTCGCCTGTAAGGCGGGAACCGAGGCTCTGCAAACCGCTATCGGCTTCGTCGGCTCGGAGATGGCCGACTACGCTATGGCCATTGGTGCTGATACAGCCCAGGGAAGACCCGGCGACCACCTTGAGTTCACGGCAGGAGCCGGAGGAGCGGCATTCATAGTCGGGCCAAAGAGCTCCGAGACTCTCGCTTATTTCGAGGGCAGCTACTCCTACGTCACCGACACTCCGGACTTCTGGAGAAGGCAACACGAGCACTACCCGAGGCACGGTAACAGGTTCACCGGCGAGCCGGCCTACTTCCACCACATAGTCAACGCGGCCAACACCCTTATGGAGGAGCTCGGTTTAACGGTGGACGACTTCGACTACGCGGTCTTCCACCAGCCGAACGTCAAGTTCCCGCTCACCGTTGCCAAGATCCTCGGCATTCCGAAGGAGAAGGTTCTCCCAGGCCTGCTCACCGGAATCATCGGAAACACCTACAGCGGTGCCACGATGGTCGGAGTTTCTGCCGTTCTCGACATAGCCAAGCCCGGCGACAGGATTCTGTGGGTTTCCTTCGGTTCCGGCGCTGGAAGCGACGCCTTCAGCGTTGTCGTTCAAGATGCAATAGAGGAGAAGCGCGAGCTGGCTCCGAAGACCATGGACTACGTGAACAGGAAGAGGTACATCGACTACGCCCTCTACGCGAAGGCGAGGAGAAAGTACATAGTGTGA
- a CDS encoding fibrillarin-like rRNA/tRNA 2'-O-methyltransferase, with protein MKIKKHRFPGVYVFVDEDGSERIATKNLVPGQKVYGERLIKFEGEEYRVWNPSRSKLGAAILNGLKNFPIKPGSKVLYLGVASGTTASHVSDVVGWEGRVFGVEFSPRVLRELVPLVEERRNLVPILGDATKPEGYRALVPKIDVIFEDVAQPTQAKILIDNARIYLKSGGYAMISVKSRSIDVTKEPEQVFREVEKELASYFEVVERLSLEPYEKDHALFVVRKP; from the coding sequence ATGAAGATTAAGAAGCACAGGTTCCCGGGCGTTTACGTCTTCGTTGATGAGGACGGTAGCGAGAGAATAGCCACCAAGAACCTCGTTCCCGGCCAGAAGGTCTACGGCGAGAGGCTGATAAAGTTCGAGGGTGAGGAGTACAGGGTGTGGAACCCCAGCCGCTCCAAGCTCGGCGCGGCCATACTCAACGGCCTCAAGAACTTTCCGATAAAGCCTGGCTCAAAGGTTCTCTACCTCGGCGTTGCCAGCGGAACCACCGCGAGCCACGTCAGCGACGTCGTTGGCTGGGAGGGCAGGGTATTCGGTGTGGAGTTTTCCCCGCGCGTCCTGAGGGAGCTGGTGCCCCTTGTGGAGGAACGCAGGAACCTCGTCCCCATACTCGGCGACGCCACCAAGCCGGAGGGCTACCGCGCGCTCGTGCCGAAGATCGACGTTATCTTCGAAGATGTCGCCCAGCCGACGCAGGCGAAGATACTCATAGACAACGCTAGAATCTACCTCAAGAGCGGCGGCTACGCCATGATAAGCGTTAAGAGCAGGAGCATCGACGTCACCAAAGAGCCCGAGCAGGTCTTCAGGGAGGTCGAGAAAGAGTTAGCCAGCTACTTTGAGGTCGTCGAGAGGCTTTCGCTCGAACCCTACGAGAAGGATCACGCGCTGTTTGTCGTGAGGAAACCATAA
- a CDS encoding C/D box methylation guide ribonucleoprotein complex aNOP56 subunit (functions along with aFIB and aL7a; guides 2'-O-methylation of ribose to specific sites in RNAs) produces MKAYIAENVRGIYAFDESGNLIDQRVFSGRPEASLDRLLKGEPSDELVSFLDELSEEGYDEFVVEDSELSRKLKELGYNATAEFPNLAGEKLRSSPEEFLGENWFDEYFSVGVALTRLRIQEQSGARDKMIIQAIEALDDIDKVTNLLVSRLREWYGLHFPELDEILPRHEQYVAFVKTVGSREDVSEEKLRSLGFPDSKVEKILKAAETSMGAPLGKFDSDIIMKLASEINDLYRLRKEIEDYLETAMDEVAPNLKALVGAKLAARLMSLAGGLKELAIMPASTIQVLGAEKALFRHLRSGAKPPKHGVIFQYPAINRSPWWQRGKIARALAGKLAIAARVDYFSGEYIAEELKQEIEQRIQEIKQKYPNPPKRKAKPEKKKKKKFKGKEKRGKGFVGKKKEKAGKGKKGEKSGKKKKKGKR; encoded by the coding sequence ATGAAAGCTTACATAGCGGAGAACGTCAGGGGCATCTACGCCTTTGACGAGAGCGGTAATCTCATCGATCAGAGGGTCTTCTCTGGAAGGCCGGAGGCGAGCCTTGACAGGCTTTTAAAGGGCGAGCCAAGCGACGAGCTGGTTTCTTTCCTCGACGAGCTGAGTGAAGAGGGCTACGACGAGTTCGTTGTTGAGGACTCGGAGCTTAGCAGGAAGCTCAAGGAGCTTGGCTACAACGCCACCGCCGAGTTCCCGAACCTGGCTGGCGAAAAGCTCCGCTCAAGCCCCGAGGAGTTCCTCGGCGAGAACTGGTTTGATGAGTACTTTAGCGTCGGCGTTGCCCTGACCAGGCTCCGCATACAGGAGCAGAGCGGTGCCAGGGACAAGATGATAATCCAGGCCATCGAGGCCCTTGACGACATAGACAAGGTTACTAACCTCCTCGTCTCCAGGCTGAGGGAGTGGTACGGTCTGCACTTCCCCGAGCTCGATGAGATACTCCCGAGGCACGAGCAGTACGTGGCGTTCGTCAAGACCGTTGGCTCGAGGGAGGACGTCAGCGAGGAGAAGCTCAGGAGCCTTGGTTTCCCTGATTCCAAGGTGGAGAAGATACTGAAGGCCGCGGAAACCTCGATGGGTGCTCCGCTCGGTAAGTTCGACAGCGACATCATAATGAAGCTGGCCAGCGAGATAAACGACCTCTACAGGCTCAGGAAGGAGATAGAGGACTATCTTGAGACGGCCATGGACGAGGTCGCACCGAACCTGAAAGCTTTGGTCGGTGCCAAGCTCGCCGCCCGTCTTATGAGCCTCGCTGGAGGTCTCAAGGAGCTCGCCATAATGCCCGCCTCGACGATACAGGTTCTCGGTGCCGAGAAGGCCCTCTTCAGGCACCTGAGGAGCGGTGCCAAACCTCCAAAGCACGGAGTCATCTTCCAGTATCCGGCGATAAACCGCTCACCATGGTGGCAGAGGGGTAAGATCGCGAGGGCTTTGGCAGGAAAGCTCGCCATAGCCGCTAGGGTTGACTACTTCTCCGGTGAATACATCGCCGAGGAGCTGAAGCAGGAGATAGAGCAGCGCATCCAGGAGATAAAGCAGAAGTATCCGAACCCGCCCAAGAGGAAGGCCAAGCCGGAAAAGAAGAAAAAGAAGAAGTTCAAGGGGAAGGAAAAGCGGGGCAAGGGCTTCGTCGGCAAGAAAAAGGAAAAGGCCGGAAAGGGTAAGAAGGGCGAGAAGAGCGGAAAGAAAAAGAAGAAGGGCAAGAGGTGA
- a CDS encoding cysteine peptidase family C39 domain-containing protein has translation MTAAPVDKPGAVPLATVKALAVRELHKFPEFNGAIPTSPTPLYFPDGRLAAYEFRMVKNGKTIGYIIVSANRNLPPAILEAGFGEKTPSDLMKELAVKKGVKNYRLAYFSGLNYGILAGDKVVDMKGKEYRKPEKYVLQTGAYASSWDTAGQYTIQAATLVDQKVLWNIPRWTESDPSGGSWAGYDYIGPNADPWDKWDGCAPIAASMVIGYYETQYQTDWYKEAVIDILHYLMGTSASGWTPTSNIGPGIERFYDRALYLYNEGVLSDPPHYKYTTSTIDNPSNSLLFTYVQLEIKSKRPLLLTASAAWGIGFEWSGSLHTTTVVGYSVYDNGEKYLYIHTTYDDPYSAWVLLDSIGSVRTLTMINPVKVS, from the coding sequence GTGACGGCGGCCCCGGTTGACAAGCCGGGGGCAGTGCCCTTAGCCACAGTTAAAGCACTGGCAGTCAGGGAACTTCACAAGTTCCCGGAATTCAACGGGGCAATCCCAACCAGCCCAACACCCCTATACTTCCCCGACGGCAGGTTGGCAGCTTACGAATTCAGAATGGTCAAGAATGGAAAAACCATTGGTTACATCATAGTATCAGCCAACAGGAATTTGCCACCGGCAATTCTCGAAGCAGGCTTTGGAGAGAAGACTCCAAGCGACCTGATGAAAGAACTCGCGGTGAAGAAAGGCGTTAAGAACTACCGCCTCGCATACTTCAGCGGATTGAACTACGGCATCTTAGCCGGAGACAAGGTTGTGGACATGAAAGGCAAAGAATACAGAAAACCAGAAAAATATGTCTTGCAGACTGGAGCATATGCAAGTTCTTGGGACACTGCTGGACAGTATACGATTCAAGCTGCCACTTTGGTAGATCAGAAGGTGTTATGGAACATACCCAGATGGACAGAAAGTGACCCCTCTGGAGGATCTTGGGCTGGTTATGATTATATTGGGCCTAATGCCGATCCTTGGGACAAATGGGATGGTTGTGCTCCAATTGCAGCATCAATGGTAATTGGCTACTATGAGACTCAGTACCAGACAGACTGGTATAAAGAGGCTGTTATAGACATTTTGCATTACTTAATGGGAACCAGTGCCAGCGGCTGGACTCCCACTTCTAACATAGGGCCAGGAATTGAGAGATTTTATGACAGGGCTCTATATCTGTACAATGAAGGAGTATTATCTGATCCTCCTCATTACAAATATACGACCAGCACAATTGACAATCCCAGCAACTCACTGCTATTCACATATGTACAGCTGGAGATTAAAAGCAAAAGACCACTACTCCTAACAGCTAGTGCAGCGTGGGGCATAGGGTTTGAATGGTCTGGGTCGCTCCATACAACCACAGTAGTTGGCTATAGTGTATACGACAATGGTGAAAAATACTTATACATTCACACAACTTACGATGACCCATACTCAGCATGGGTACTTCTAGATAGCATCGGCAGCGTCAGAACACTTACAATGATTAACCCAGTAAAAGTCTCATGA
- a CDS encoding ribose 1,5-bisphosphate isomerase — protein sequence MPVVNEVLEIAQEIRDMRIRGAGKIGRYAAYALQLQAEKSKATNVDDFWSEMKKAAKLLYETRPTAVSLPNALRYVMHRGKVAYAGGADLEQLKFIVINAAKEFIHNSEKALERIGEMGAKRIEDGDVIMTHCHSKAAISVMKTAWEHGKDIKVIVTETRPKWQGKLTAKELASYGIPVIYVVDSAARHYMKMTDKVVMGADSITVNGAVINKIGTALIALTAKEHRVWTMIAAETYKFHPETMLGQLVEIEMRDPTEVIPEEELKTWPKNIEVWNPAFDVTPPEYVDVIITERGIIPPSAAIDILKEEFGWALKYTEPWED from the coding sequence ATGCCTGTGGTGAATGAAGTGCTCGAGATTGCCCAGGAGATCAGGGACATGAGGATAAGGGGTGCAGGCAAGATAGGGCGATACGCGGCCTATGCGCTCCAGCTTCAGGCCGAGAAGAGCAAAGCAACGAACGTTGACGATTTCTGGAGCGAGATGAAGAAGGCCGCCAAGCTTCTCTATGAGACGAGGCCAACAGCTGTTTCCCTCCCCAACGCGCTCCGCTACGTCATGCACCGCGGGAAAGTGGCGTACGCCGGTGGGGCGGACCTTGAACAGCTCAAGTTCATCGTCATAAACGCCGCCAAGGAGTTCATTCACAACTCCGAGAAGGCCCTCGAGAGGATAGGAGAGATGGGGGCGAAGCGCATAGAGGACGGGGACGTCATAATGACCCACTGCCACAGCAAGGCAGCTATAAGCGTCATGAAGACCGCCTGGGAGCATGGCAAGGACATAAAGGTCATCGTCACCGAGACGAGGCCCAAGTGGCAGGGCAAGCTCACCGCCAAGGAGCTTGCTTCCTACGGCATCCCGGTAATCTACGTCGTTGACAGCGCCGCGAGGCACTACATGAAGATGACCGACAAGGTGGTCATGGGCGCGGACAGCATAACCGTGAACGGCGCGGTGATAAACAAAATTGGAACGGCTTTGATAGCTCTCACAGCTAAAGAGCACAGGGTGTGGACGATGATAGCTGCCGAGACCTACAAGTTCCACCCAGAGACGATGCTCGGCCAGCTGGTGGAGATAGAGATGCGCGACCCGACGGAGGTCATTCCGGAGGAGGAGCTCAAGACCTGGCCGAAGAACATAGAGGTCTGGAATCCAGCGTTCGACGTTACCCCGCCGGAGTACGTGGACGTCATCATAACCGAGCGCGGCATAATCCCGCCGAGTGCCGCCATCGACATACTCAAGGAGGAGTTCGGCTGGGCCCTCAAGTACACCGAGCCCTGGGAGGACTGA
- a CDS encoding aminotransferase-like domain-containing protein, whose protein sequence is MEEKLMRKLGSGSLDFETYFSDKAKGMKASEIRELLKLVESSDVISLAGGLPAPETFPVEKIKEIAQDVLTHHADKALQYGTTKGFTPLRLTLADWMEKRYGIPTSKVEIMMVAGSQQALDLIGRTFINPGDLIVVEGPTYLAALNAFKYYDPEFISIPMDDNGMMVDLLEEKLRKLNAEGKKIKFVYTVSTFQNPMGVTMSLDRRKRLIELAREYDFLIVEDSPYSELRYSGEPIPPIKHFDDEGRVMYLGTFSKILAPGFRLGWIAAHPHFIRKMEIAKQAVDLCANTLAQLIAWKYVEEGYLDEQIPKIIEFYKPRRDAMLEALEEYMPEGVRWTKPEGGMFIWVTLPEGIDTKLMMEKAVSKGVAYVPGEAFFAHRDVKNTMRLNFTYVPEEKIREGVKRLAEVIEEEMKALKG, encoded by the coding sequence GTGGAGGAAAAACTCATGCGCAAGCTGGGTTCAGGTTCACTGGACTTTGAAACGTACTTCTCTGATAAGGCCAAAGGGATGAAGGCTTCAGAAATCAGGGAGCTCCTCAAACTCGTCGAGAGCTCGGATGTTATCTCACTCGCCGGTGGCCTCCCCGCACCGGAGACCTTCCCGGTTGAGAAGATCAAGGAGATAGCCCAGGACGTTCTCACCCACCACGCCGACAAGGCGCTCCAGTACGGTACCACCAAGGGATTCACCCCGCTCCGCCTCACCCTCGCGGACTGGATGGAGAAGCGCTACGGCATTCCAACCAGCAAGGTTGAGATAATGATGGTCGCCGGCAGCCAGCAGGCTCTCGACCTCATCGGAAGGACTTTCATCAACCCCGGGGACCTGATCGTCGTCGAGGGGCCGACCTACCTCGCCGCCCTCAACGCGTTCAAGTACTACGACCCCGAGTTCATCAGCATCCCGATGGACGACAACGGAATGATGGTCGACCTCCTGGAGGAGAAGCTCAGGAAGCTCAACGCCGAGGGCAAGAAGATCAAATTCGTCTACACGGTCTCAACCTTCCAGAACCCGATGGGCGTCACGATGAGCCTGGACAGGAGGAAGAGGCTCATCGAGCTCGCGAGGGAATACGACTTCCTCATCGTTGAGGACAGCCCGTACAGTGAGCTTCGCTACTCCGGAGAGCCCATCCCGCCGATCAAGCACTTCGATGACGAAGGGCGCGTCATGTACCTCGGAACCTTCTCAAAGATACTCGCGCCAGGATTCAGGCTCGGATGGATAGCGGCACACCCCCACTTCATAAGGAAGATGGAGATAGCCAAGCAGGCCGTTGACCTCTGCGCCAACACGCTCGCGCAGCTCATCGCCTGGAAGTACGTTGAGGAGGGCTACCTCGACGAGCAGATACCGAAGATAATCGAGTTCTACAAGCCGCGCAGGGACGCGATGCTCGAGGCCCTCGAGGAGTACATGCCAGAGGGCGTCAGGTGGACCAAGCCCGAGGGAGGAATGTTCATCTGGGTCACCCTCCCGGAGGGCATCGACACCAAACTCATGATGGAGAAGGCCGTCTCCAAGGGCGTCGCCTACGTCCCCGGTGAGGCGTTCTTCGCCCACCGCGACGTCAAGAACACGATGCGCCTGAACTTCACCTACGTGCCCGAGGAGAAGATACGCGAGGGTGTCAAGAGGCTCGCCGAGGTTATAGAGGAAGAAATGAAGGCCCTTAAAGGCTGA
- a CDS encoding gamma-glutamyl-gamma-aminobutyrate hydrolase family protein, which produces MKPLIGIIGQIDHSRNRLFLDKTHIEKVAAAGGIPAVFNTAASPDEVLEHVDGVLLIEGPDVHPHFYGEDPSGAIKYVDVDRDEFEISLVRKAVERGVPILGICRGMQVINVALGGTLYQDLNEIPKAIKHDWELKLIGPSQRVHGVRIKMSSKLYGILKDELDIEGTNEVYLRVNSFHHQAIKRVGEGIRPVAYAVDGLIEAIEGAEGAEGFIMGVQWQPEYLPEMERLYEAFVRAAAEYRAKKLELERVEIEAELKEKLGKAEAEEAPSITGEQDESHHSSETTDSPPDTNRT; this is translated from the coding sequence ATGAAACCGCTGATCGGTATAATCGGTCAGATTGACCACTCGAGGAACAGACTGTTTCTGGACAAAACTCACATCGAGAAGGTCGCGGCGGCCGGCGGAATCCCCGCGGTTTTCAACACCGCCGCCTCACCGGACGAGGTTCTGGAGCACGTCGATGGGGTACTCCTCATAGAGGGGCCCGACGTTCACCCACATTTCTACGGGGAGGACCCTTCCGGTGCCATCAAGTACGTCGATGTTGACAGGGACGAGTTTGAGATAAGCCTCGTGAGAAAGGCCGTTGAGAGGGGGGTTCCAATACTCGGTATCTGCAGGGGCATGCAGGTCATAAACGTGGCCCTGGGCGGAACCCTCTACCAAGACCTCAACGAGATACCCAAGGCAATAAAGCACGACTGGGAGCTCAAACTCATAGGGCCGAGCCAGCGCGTCCACGGGGTCAGGATAAAGATGAGCTCAAAGCTCTACGGAATACTCAAGGACGAGCTGGACATAGAGGGCACCAACGAGGTCTATCTCCGGGTGAACAGCTTCCATCACCAGGCCATCAAAAGGGTGGGCGAGGGAATTCGACCGGTTGCGTACGCGGTCGATGGACTGATCGAAGCGATAGAGGGTGCAGAGGGCGCCGAGGGTTTTATCATGGGGGTTCAGTGGCAGCCCGAATACCTGCCCGAGATGGAGAGACTGTACGAGGCCTTTGTAAGGGCCGCGGCCGAGTACCGGGCGAAGAAGCTCGAGCTTGAGAGGGTCGAGATAGAGGCGGAGCTCAAGGAAAAGCTCGGGAAGGCGGAAGCCGAGGAAGCCCCATCCATCACGGGGGAACAAGATGAGAGCCATCACAGCTCGGAAACGACCGATAGCCCTCCCGACACGAACCGAACGTGA